The following are encoded together in the Coturnix japonica isolate 7356 chromosome 8, Coturnix japonica 2.1, whole genome shotgun sequence genome:
- the ZNF281 gene encoding zinc finger protein 281, protein MKLGGGFLGGGGGGGKRAAAMEPGFPPGMVMFNHRLPPVTSFTRAAAPPPAAQHPPQCALPPPSAASAAASSAAEPPAPPAPQDVTFKKEPVGAFPSAPSSAQRGPWGFLQSLVSIKQEKPSEQDEEEPPQHHHHHYGGLFGAPGEERPPGLGGGGGEGGGQSVIQDLSLLQHLHQHPPRDLLLGGRAEGGPGSSGEPKHDAQVKKAKRPKPETQGIKAKRKPSASSKPPLVGDAEGAVASPSQKPHVCEHCSAAFRSSYHLRRHVLIHTGERPFQCSQCSMGFIQKYLLQRHEKIHSREKPFGCDQCSMKFIQKYHMERHKRTHSGEKPYKCDTCQQYFSRTDRLLKHRRTCGEAIGKAGAGMELGSSHNMGSLAALSQGNTNSSRRKSKTKSVSTENKGNKCSSKVAESQVTSNVAMPNYAVDIPIVSSSGGLVGTGIEELQKKVPKLVFKKGSRKQADKNYLNFVSPLPDILGQKTLSGKQSGSLGSLVANTSVENIGLLQSPSGKSGQISSNYDDAMQFSKKRRYLQTASGNSAFSINVGHMTSQQSVIQSAGVSVMDNETPLSLIDSASLNSEIKTCHDKSGIPDEVLQSLLDQYSHKSEGQKEDPFSITEQRVDLHSSGEHSEMVQEENLSPNSQTVPNDKASMLQEYSKYLQQAFERTTNSTGFAFGPSFQFVSLSSTLHNHTLFQDKQIYTTSPLECGFSQSVTSVLPTALPKPPFGMLLGSQPGFYLSALEATHQQLTPSQELDDLIDPQKTLETSSNYQSTSQKLTGQKEQKNLESSTSFQIPSQELASQIDPQKDIEPRATYQIENFAQAFGSQFKSGSRVPMTFITNSNGEVDHRVRTSVSDFSGYSNMMSDVSEPCSTRVKTPTSQSYR, encoded by the coding sequence ATGAAACTCGGCGGCGGTTTcctcggcggcggcggcggcggcggcaaGAGGGCGGCGGCCATGGAGCCCGGCTTCCCCCCCGGCATGGTGATGTTCAACCACCGCCTGCCCCCGGTCACCAGCTTCACCCGGGCGGCCGCGCCCCCCCCGGCGGCCCAGCACCCCCCGCAGTGCGCGCTCCCCCCGCCTtccgccgcctccgccgccgcTTCCTCCGCGGCCGAGCCCCCGGCGCCGCCCGCCCCCCAGGACGTGACTTTCAAGAAGGAGCCGGTGGGCGCTTTCCCCTCCGCGCCCTCCTCCGCTCAGCGCGGCCCCTGGGGCTTCCTGCAGTCCCTGGTCAGCATCAAGCAGGAGAAGCCCAGCGAGCAGGACGAGGAAGAGCCGCcgcagcaccaccaccaccactacGGGGGGCTCTTCGGGGCGCCGGGCGAGGAGCGGCCCCCGGGCCtggggggcggcggcggcgaaGGCGGCGGGCAGAGCGTGATCCAGGACCTgagcctcctgcagcacctgcaccaGCATCCCCCCCGGGACCTGCTGCTGGGCGGCAGAGCCGAGGGCGGCCCCGGCAGCTCGGGCGAGCCGAAGCACGACGCCCAGGTCAAGAAGGCGAAGAGGCCAAAGCCAGAAACTCAGGGAATCAAAGCCAAGCGGAAGCCCAGCGCTTCGTCCAAGCCCCCCCTGGTGGGTGACGCAGAAGGTGCCGTCGCGTCCCCGAGTCAGAAACCTCACGTCTGCGAACACTGCAGCGCTGCCTTCAGGAGCTCCTACCACTTGCGCAGGCACGTGCTCATCCACACCGGGGAGAGGCCTTTCCAGTGCAGCCAGTGCAGCATGGGCTTCATCCAGAAATACCTTCTGCAACGGCACGAGAAGATCCACAGCAGGGAGAAGCCTTTTGGGTGCGACCAGTGCAGCATGAAGTTCATCCAGAAGTACCACATGGAAAGACACAAGAGGACGCATAGCGGAGAAAAGCCATACAAGTGCGACACTTGTCAGCAGTATTTTTCAAGGACTGATAGACTTTTGAAGCACAGAAGAACGTGTGGTGAAGCCATAGGGAAAGCTGGCGCTGGAATGGAGCTCGGGTCATCACACAACATGGGTAGCTTGGCTGCGTTGTCTCAGGGAAATACAAATTCCtcaaggagaaaaagtaaaacgAAAAGCGTatccactgaaaacaaaggaaacaagtGTAGCAGCAAAGTAGCGGAATCTCAAGTTACGAGTAATGTGGCCATGCCAAATTATGCAGTCGATATTCCTATTGTGTCTTCCAGCGGTGGTCTCGTTGGCACAGGCAtagaagaacttcagaaaaaggTGCCAAAACTGGTCTtcaagaaaggaagcagaaaacaggcAGACAAAAACTACCTTAACTTTGTGTCACCACTGCCAGATATTCTTGGGCAAAAAACCCTGTCTGGGAAACAGAGTGGCTCTCTGGGCTCGTTAGTAGCCAATACCAGTGTAGAAAATATTGGCCTTCTCCAAAGTCCAAGCGGTAAATCAGGTCAAATAAGTAGTAATTATGATGATGCCatgcagttttcaaagaaaagaagatactTGCAAACTGCAAGTGGTAACAGTGCCTTTTCAATTAATGTCGGACACATGACTTCCCAGCAGTCCGTCATCCAGTCTGCAGGTGTTAGCGTTATGGACAACGAAACTCCCTTGTCTCTTATCGATTCAGCATCCTTGAACAGCGAAATAAAGACTTGCCACGACAAGTCCGGTATTCCCGATGAAGTCTTACAGAGCCTTTTGGATCAGTACTCTCACAAGTCGGAAGGCCAGAAAGAAGATCCCTTCAGTATAACTGAACAGCGTGTGGACTTGCACAGCTCGGGAGAACATTCAGAGATGGTTCAGGAAGAAAATTTGAGTCCTAACTCTCAAACTGTTCCAAACGATAAGGCGAGCATGTTGCAAGAATACTCCAAATACCTCCAACAAGCTTTTGAAAGAACGACCAATAGCACTGGTTTTGCATTTGGACCCAGTTTCCAGTTTGTTAGCTTGTCTTCAACTCTCCATAACCACACTCTGTTTCAGGACAAACAGATATACACTACATCTCCGCTCGAGTGTGGCTTCAGCCAATCCGTTACCTCAGTATTGCCAACTGCGTTGCCAAAACCTCCATTTGGGATGTTGCTTGGTTCTCAGCCAGGCTTTTATTTATCTGCTTTGGAGGCTACGCATCAACAGTTGACTCCTTCTCAAGAGCTGGACGATCTCATCGATCCTCAGAAAACCTTAGAGACTTCATCTAACTACCAGTCAACATCTCAGAAACTGACTGgccagaaggaacagaaaaacttAGAATCCTCAACGAGCTTTCAGATCCCATCTCAGGAGTTAGCTAGCCAGATAGATCCTCAGAAGGACATAGAGCCTAGAGCAACCTACCAGATCGAGAACTTTGCACAAGCGTTTGGTTCTCAGTTTAAGTCGGGCAGCAGGGTGCCAATGACTTTTATCACTAACTCTAATGGAGAAGTGGACCATAGGGTAAGGACTTCAGTCTCAGATTTCTCAGGGTATTCAAATATGATGTCTGATGTAAGTGAGCCATGTAGTACACGAGTAAAAACCCCAACCAGTCAGAGTTACAGGTAA